A window of Citrus sinensis cultivar Valencia sweet orange chromosome 7, DVS_A1.0, whole genome shotgun sequence contains these coding sequences:
- the LOC102628761 gene encoding uncharacterized protein LOC102628761 isoform X4, giving the protein MHNRERERERGHCICMRANMGKKKKKITRASLKLKVWCYYCDGEFADEKILVEHQKDNHFKCHVCHDQLPTAGAMAAHVHQLHKETVTAVPNAKAGRESIGIVIYGMQGIPPDVLAAHYGEEAEEVPSKVATPDTPLTQPVGEVPEQLPVSYTPQSTIGAKQPISALPVPPAGSPPLASTTAPTPRPSQRKKLEHIKRLLESSNPSTCLHWEKIKEHFSKYTRTPDHPPYASMIQRAITELNEQGGSSEEAISKFIEAEYEDLPFAHAALLTCHLQKLVIKGEIVSTSANCYMLSFEDIYSLHKLKKENKRSKRCEQNRTYSRQRKFRRVQSQKQQKIEDSQEQNQVQQEMSERPEKQKQAEQRIELIEKQKKQGDAELNGEKNEVEELRLKVVEEQIVVEQDWEGNEEHDQMQEQQNHQHKELDLQQSQAVSETIDVTVEKNYQAERNNQAEKSSEIMEAENQNERGDEVSKEQNEVGEIRLKVVEEQIESEQGRETDDVHDQMQEWQNQQRKELNLQQSQVLSETVGLTIEENYQEKGSNPGKKSEVTEAEYRKEREDEVIEEPYHKELESKKLEKINQTTNSESEVRDEQAQFPEIHFEEIVEHINPERQHFEGTEEEKRLQEQKMEVCCQIFDLSNMLVKLIKKENDNIATVSTQNNVTGQKVDLSDSSHLQKEDLMELLKKTNKKTTGIGRGAFAANRESSKYGE; this is encoded by the exons ATGCACAacagggagagagagagagagagagggcaTTGCATTTGCATGCGGGCAAATAtgggaaagaagaagaagaagataacaAGAGCATCGTTGAAGTTGAAGGTGTGGTGCTATTACTGCGACGGTGAATTCGCCGACGAGAAGATTTTAGTTGAGCATCAGAAAGATAACCACTTCAAGTGCCACGTCTGCCACGACCAACTTCCCACTGCAGGTGCCATGGCCGCTCACGTCCATCAGCTTCACAAAGAGACCGTTACCGC AGTACCCAATGCAAAAGCTGGTCGGGAATCGATTGGCATTGTGATATATGGAATGCAAGGAATACCACCTGACGTCTTAGCTGCTCATTATGGAGAAGAAG CAGAAGAAGTTCCATCTAAAGTGGCCACACCGGATACTCCTTTAACTCAGCCAGTGGGTGAGGTGCCAGAACAATTACCTGTTAGCTATACTCCTCAATCAACTATAGGTGCAAAGCAGCCAAT CTCTGCCCTTCCCGTGCCTCCTGCTGGTAGCCCACCTCTGGCGTCAACTACAGCACCCACTCCCCGACCTTCACAA AGGAAAAAACTTGAGCATATAAAGAGGCTGCTTGAAAGCTCAAACCCATCTACATGCCTGCACTgggagaaaattaaagaacatTTCAGCAAGTACACTCGCACCCCGGATCACCCACCTTATGCTTCT ATGATACAAAGGGCAATCACAGAGTTGAATGAGCAAGGGGGTTCAAGTGAGGAAGCAATATCAAAGTTTATTGAGGCAGAGTATGAGGATTTGCCATTTGCTCATGCGGCACTATTAACTTGTCATTTACAGAAGCTTGTCATTAAAGGGGAGATCGTCAGCACATCTGCAAATTGCTATATGCTTTCATTTGAGGATATTTATTCTCTTCATAagttgaaaaaggaaaacaaacgTTCAAAGAGGTGTGAGCAGAATAGGACGTATAGCAGGCAGCGTAAGTTTAGAAGAGTTCAATCCCAGAAACAGCAAAAAATCGAAGATAGCCAAGAACAGAATCAAGTACAGCAGGAAATGTCTGAAAGACCtgaaaagcaaaagcaagcAGAACAACGAATTGAACTGATTGAAAAGCAGAAAAAACAAGGGGATGCTGAATTGaatggagaaaaaaatgaagtggAAGAATTACGATTAAAAGTAGTTGAAGAACAAATTGTAGTTGAACAAGACTGGGAAGGGAACGAAGAACATGATCAAATGCAAGAGCAGCAGAATCACCAGCATAAGGAATTGGATCTGCAACAAAGTCAAGCAGTGAGTGAAACAATTGATGTGACCGTAGAAAAGAATTACCAAGCAGAAAGGAATAATCAGGCTGAAAAGAGTAGTGAAATAATGGAAgcagaaaatcaaaatgaacGAGGAGATGAAGTAAGCAAAGAACAAAATGAAGTGGGAGAAATACGATTAAAGGTAGTTGAAGAGCAGATTGAATCTGAACAAGGAAGGGAAACGGATGACGTACATGATCAAATGCAAGAGTGGCAGAATCAACAGCGAAAGGAATTGAATCTACAGCAAAGTCAAGTACTAAGCGAAACAGTTGGGTTGACCATAGAAGAGAACTATCAAGAAAAAGGGAGTAATCCTGGAAAGAAAAGTGAAGTAACTGAAGCTGAATATCGGAAAGAACGAGAAGATGAAGTTATTGAAGAACCATATCATAAAGAACTGGAAAGCAAGAAACTTGAAAAGataaatcaaacaacaaattcAGAAAGTGAAGTTCGAGATGAGCAAGCTCAGTTTCCAGAAATACACTTTGAAGAAATTGTGGAACATATTAATCCAGAAAGGCAACACTTTGAAGGGACTGAAGAGGAAAAGAGGTTACAGGAACAAAAAATGGAAGTGTGCTGCCAGATTTTTGATCTTAG CAACATGCTGGTCAAGcttataaagaaagaaaatgacaatatAGCCACTGTCAGCACCCAAAATAATGTCACAGGTCAAAAAGTGGATCTTTCTGATTCATCACATTTACAGAAG GAAGATTTAATGGAATTGTTGAAGAAGACTAACAAG AAAACAACAGGAATTGGTAGAGGAGCATTTGCTGCAAACAGAGAATCCTCCAAGTACGGGGAGTGA
- the LOC102628761 gene encoding uncharacterized protein LOC102628761 isoform X3, with the protein MHRRQLNFLVDNFCLYSLFSPSFLFIIKSSFKLETELAEEVPSKVATPDTPLTQPVGEVPEQLPVSYTPQSTIGAKQPISALPVPPAGSPPLASTTAPTPRPSQRKKLEHIKRLLESSNPSTCLHWEKIKEHFSKYTRTPDHPPYASMIQRAITELNEQGGSSEEAISKFIEAEYEDLPFAHAALLTCHLQKLVIKGEIVSTSANCYMLSFEDIYSLHKLKKENKRSKRCEQNRTYSRQRKFRRVQSQKQQKIEDSQEQNQVQQEMSERPEKQKQAEQRIELIEKQKKQGDAELNGEKNEVEELRLKVVEEQIVVEQDWEGNEEHDQMQEQQNHQHKELDLQQSQAVSETIDVTVEKNYQAERNNQAEKSSEIMEAENQNERGDEVSKEQNEVGEIRLKVVEEQIESEQGRETDDVHDQMQEWQNQQRKELNLQQSQVLSETVGLTIEENYQEKGSNPGKKSEVTEAEYRKEREDEVIEEPYHKELESKKLEKINQTTNSESEVRDEQAQFPEIHFEEIVEHINPERQHFEGTEEEKRLQEQKMEVCCQIFDLSNMLVKLIKKENDNIATVSTQNNVTGQKVDLSDSSHLQKEDLMELLKKTNKVEGKLIDIICSLNLEVSGNNKLMPKIRKQQELVEEHLLQTENPPSTGSETVLASTFQAEQQQQLDICGQVKVAADQRKVTSASVNLPTDSMQLVGKQEIELPSPKRPPQLERTLEELFEKPSKKLKLCDQQEVPKSQPRLMAISSCDSHDENGNALVRIFQLV; encoded by the exons ATGCACAGGAGGCAGCTTAACTTTTTGGTAGATAACTTCTGTTTGTATAGTTTATTCAGCCCATCCTTCCTATTCATAATCAAAAGTTCTTTCAAGCTGGAAACTGAACTGG CAGAAGAAGTTCCATCTAAAGTGGCCACACCGGATACTCCTTTAACTCAGCCAGTGGGTGAGGTGCCAGAACAATTACCTGTTAGCTATACTCCTCAATCAACTATAGGTGCAAAGCAGCCAAT CTCTGCCCTTCCCGTGCCTCCTGCTGGTAGCCCACCTCTGGCGTCAACTACAGCACCCACTCCCCGACCTTCACAA AGGAAAAAACTTGAGCATATAAAGAGGCTGCTTGAAAGCTCAAACCCATCTACATGCCTGCACTgggagaaaattaaagaacatTTCAGCAAGTACACTCGCACCCCGGATCACCCACCTTATGCTTCT ATGATACAAAGGGCAATCACAGAGTTGAATGAGCAAGGGGGTTCAAGTGAGGAAGCAATATCAAAGTTTATTGAGGCAGAGTATGAGGATTTGCCATTTGCTCATGCGGCACTATTAACTTGTCATTTACAGAAGCTTGTCATTAAAGGGGAGATCGTCAGCACATCTGCAAATTGCTATATGCTTTCATTTGAGGATATTTATTCTCTTCATAagttgaaaaaggaaaacaaacgTTCAAAGAGGTGTGAGCAGAATAGGACGTATAGCAGGCAGCGTAAGTTTAGAAGAGTTCAATCCCAGAAACAGCAAAAAATCGAAGATAGCCAAGAACAGAATCAAGTACAGCAGGAAATGTCTGAAAGACCtgaaaagcaaaagcaagcAGAACAACGAATTGAACTGATTGAAAAGCAGAAAAAACAAGGGGATGCTGAATTGaatggagaaaaaaatgaagtggAAGAATTACGATTAAAAGTAGTTGAAGAACAAATTGTAGTTGAACAAGACTGGGAAGGGAACGAAGAACATGATCAAATGCAAGAGCAGCAGAATCACCAGCATAAGGAATTGGATCTGCAACAAAGTCAAGCAGTGAGTGAAACAATTGATGTGACCGTAGAAAAGAATTACCAAGCAGAAAGGAATAATCAGGCTGAAAAGAGTAGTGAAATAATGGAAgcagaaaatcaaaatgaacGAGGAGATGAAGTAAGCAAAGAACAAAATGAAGTGGGAGAAATACGATTAAAGGTAGTTGAAGAGCAGATTGAATCTGAACAAGGAAGGGAAACGGATGACGTACATGATCAAATGCAAGAGTGGCAGAATCAACAGCGAAAGGAATTGAATCTACAGCAAAGTCAAGTACTAAGCGAAACAGTTGGGTTGACCATAGAAGAGAACTATCAAGAAAAAGGGAGTAATCCTGGAAAGAAAAGTGAAGTAACTGAAGCTGAATATCGGAAAGAACGAGAAGATGAAGTTATTGAAGAACCATATCATAAAGAACTGGAAAGCAAGAAACTTGAAAAGataaatcaaacaacaaattcAGAAAGTGAAGTTCGAGATGAGCAAGCTCAGTTTCCAGAAATACACTTTGAAGAAATTGTGGAACATATTAATCCAGAAAGGCAACACTTTGAAGGGACTGAAGAGGAAAAGAGGTTACAGGAACAAAAAATGGAAGTGTGCTGCCAGATTTTTGATCTTAG CAACATGCTGGTCAAGcttataaagaaagaaaatgacaatatAGCCACTGTCAGCACCCAAAATAATGTCACAGGTCAAAAAGTGGATCTTTCTGATTCATCACATTTACAGAAG GAAGATTTAATGGAATTGTTGAAGAAGACTAACAAGGTAGAGGGGAAGCTGATTGATATCATCTGTTCTTTGAACTTGGAAGTATCAggaaataacaaattaatgcCTAAAATCAGAAAACAACAGGAATTGGTAGAGGAGCATTTGCTGCAAACAGAGAATCCTCCAAGTACGGGGAGTGAAACTGTGCTTGCTTCTACTTTTCAAGCAGAACAGCAGCAACAGCTGGACATTTGTGGTCAAGTGAAGGTTGCGGCAGACCAAAGAAAAGTAACATCAGCATCTGTTAATTTACCCACAGATTCAATGCAGCTTGTGGGGAAACAGGAAATTGAGCTTCCTAGTCCAAAAAGGCCACCACAACTGGAAAGAACTTTAGAGGAGTTATTTGAGAAGCCAAGTAAGAAATTAAAGCTATGTGATCAGCAAGAGGTACCCAAATCCCAACCAAGGTTGATGGCAATTTCCTCTTGTGATTCACATGATGAAAATGGAAATGCACTGGTTAGGATTTTTCAGTTAGTTTGA
- the LOC102628761 gene encoding uncharacterized protein LOC102628761 isoform X1, giving the protein MHNRERERERGHCICMRANMGKKKKKITRASLKLKVWCYYCDGEFADEKILVEHQKDNHFKCHVCHDQLPTAGAMAAHVHQLHKETVTAVPNAKAGRESIGIVIYGMQGIPPDVLAAHYGEEAEEVPSKVATPDTPLTQPVGEVPEQLPVSYTPQSTIGAKQPISALPVPPAGSPPLASTTAPTPRPSQRKKLEHIKRLLESSNPSTCLHWEKIKEHFSKYTRTPDHPPYASMIQRAITELNEQGGSSEEAISKFIEAEYEDLPFAHAALLTCHLQKLVIKGEIVSTSANCYMLSFEDIYSLHKLKKENKRSKRCEQNRTYSRQRKFRRVQSQKQQKIEDSQEQNQVQQEMSERPEKQKQAEQRIELIEKQKKQGDAELNGEKNEVEELRLKVVEEQIVVEQDWEGNEEHDQMQEQQNHQHKELDLQQSQAVSETIDVTVEKNYQAERNNQAEKSSEIMEAENQNERGDEVSKEQNEVGEIRLKVVEEQIESEQGRETDDVHDQMQEWQNQQRKELNLQQSQVLSETVGLTIEENYQEKGSNPGKKSEVTEAEYRKEREDEVIEEPYHKELESKKLEKINQTTNSESEVRDEQAQFPEIHFEEIVEHINPERQHFEGTEEEKRLQEQKMEVCCQIFDLSNMLVKLIKKENDNIATVSTQNNVTGQKVDLSDSSHLQKEDLMELLKKTNKVEGKLIDIICSLNLEVSGNNKLMPKIRKQQELVEEHLLQTENPPSTGSETVLASTFQAEQQQQLDICGQVKVAADQRKVTSASVNLPTDSMQLVGKQEIELPSPKRPPQLERTLEELFEKPSKKLKLCDQQEVPKSQPRLMAISSCDSHDENGNALVRIFQLV; this is encoded by the exons ATGCACAacagggagagagagagagagagagggcaTTGCATTTGCATGCGGGCAAATAtgggaaagaagaagaagaagataacaAGAGCATCGTTGAAGTTGAAGGTGTGGTGCTATTACTGCGACGGTGAATTCGCCGACGAGAAGATTTTAGTTGAGCATCAGAAAGATAACCACTTCAAGTGCCACGTCTGCCACGACCAACTTCCCACTGCAGGTGCCATGGCCGCTCACGTCCATCAGCTTCACAAAGAGACCGTTACCGC AGTACCCAATGCAAAAGCTGGTCGGGAATCGATTGGCATTGTGATATATGGAATGCAAGGAATACCACCTGACGTCTTAGCTGCTCATTATGGAGAAGAAG CAGAAGAAGTTCCATCTAAAGTGGCCACACCGGATACTCCTTTAACTCAGCCAGTGGGTGAGGTGCCAGAACAATTACCTGTTAGCTATACTCCTCAATCAACTATAGGTGCAAAGCAGCCAAT CTCTGCCCTTCCCGTGCCTCCTGCTGGTAGCCCACCTCTGGCGTCAACTACAGCACCCACTCCCCGACCTTCACAA AGGAAAAAACTTGAGCATATAAAGAGGCTGCTTGAAAGCTCAAACCCATCTACATGCCTGCACTgggagaaaattaaagaacatTTCAGCAAGTACACTCGCACCCCGGATCACCCACCTTATGCTTCT ATGATACAAAGGGCAATCACAGAGTTGAATGAGCAAGGGGGTTCAAGTGAGGAAGCAATATCAAAGTTTATTGAGGCAGAGTATGAGGATTTGCCATTTGCTCATGCGGCACTATTAACTTGTCATTTACAGAAGCTTGTCATTAAAGGGGAGATCGTCAGCACATCTGCAAATTGCTATATGCTTTCATTTGAGGATATTTATTCTCTTCATAagttgaaaaaggaaaacaaacgTTCAAAGAGGTGTGAGCAGAATAGGACGTATAGCAGGCAGCGTAAGTTTAGAAGAGTTCAATCCCAGAAACAGCAAAAAATCGAAGATAGCCAAGAACAGAATCAAGTACAGCAGGAAATGTCTGAAAGACCtgaaaagcaaaagcaagcAGAACAACGAATTGAACTGATTGAAAAGCAGAAAAAACAAGGGGATGCTGAATTGaatggagaaaaaaatgaagtggAAGAATTACGATTAAAAGTAGTTGAAGAACAAATTGTAGTTGAACAAGACTGGGAAGGGAACGAAGAACATGATCAAATGCAAGAGCAGCAGAATCACCAGCATAAGGAATTGGATCTGCAACAAAGTCAAGCAGTGAGTGAAACAATTGATGTGACCGTAGAAAAGAATTACCAAGCAGAAAGGAATAATCAGGCTGAAAAGAGTAGTGAAATAATGGAAgcagaaaatcaaaatgaacGAGGAGATGAAGTAAGCAAAGAACAAAATGAAGTGGGAGAAATACGATTAAAGGTAGTTGAAGAGCAGATTGAATCTGAACAAGGAAGGGAAACGGATGACGTACATGATCAAATGCAAGAGTGGCAGAATCAACAGCGAAAGGAATTGAATCTACAGCAAAGTCAAGTACTAAGCGAAACAGTTGGGTTGACCATAGAAGAGAACTATCAAGAAAAAGGGAGTAATCCTGGAAAGAAAAGTGAAGTAACTGAAGCTGAATATCGGAAAGAACGAGAAGATGAAGTTATTGAAGAACCATATCATAAAGAACTGGAAAGCAAGAAACTTGAAAAGataaatcaaacaacaaattcAGAAAGTGAAGTTCGAGATGAGCAAGCTCAGTTTCCAGAAATACACTTTGAAGAAATTGTGGAACATATTAATCCAGAAAGGCAACACTTTGAAGGGACTGAAGAGGAAAAGAGGTTACAGGAACAAAAAATGGAAGTGTGCTGCCAGATTTTTGATCTTAG CAACATGCTGGTCAAGcttataaagaaagaaaatgacaatatAGCCACTGTCAGCACCCAAAATAATGTCACAGGTCAAAAAGTGGATCTTTCTGATTCATCACATTTACAGAAG GAAGATTTAATGGAATTGTTGAAGAAGACTAACAAGGTAGAGGGGAAGCTGATTGATATCATCTGTTCTTTGAACTTGGAAGTATCAggaaataacaaattaatgcCTAAAATCAGAAAACAACAGGAATTGGTAGAGGAGCATTTGCTGCAAACAGAGAATCCTCCAAGTACGGGGAGTGAAACTGTGCTTGCTTCTACTTTTCAAGCAGAACAGCAGCAACAGCTGGACATTTGTGGTCAAGTGAAGGTTGCGGCAGACCAAAGAAAAGTAACATCAGCATCTGTTAATTTACCCACAGATTCAATGCAGCTTGTGGGGAAACAGGAAATTGAGCTTCCTAGTCCAAAAAGGCCACCACAACTGGAAAGAACTTTAGAGGAGTTATTTGAGAAGCCAAGTAAGAAATTAAAGCTATGTGATCAGCAAGAGGTACCCAAATCCCAACCAAGGTTGATGGCAATTTCCTCTTGTGATTCACATGATGAAAATGGAAATGCACTGGTTAGGATTTTTCAGTTAGTTTGA
- the LOC127898956 gene encoding uncharacterized protein LOC127898956 — protein MVKTAMTGATKSSSASTAENDDSNTTTPQPLLQQSEYNQDSSSLQLTVHKLNGKNYLEWAQCVKLVIDGKGKLGHLTGEVTKPAAGDPSLPTWRSANSMVIVWLINSMEARIGKPYLFLSTAKAVWDAIRDTYSDLENSSQIFELKTQLWQSKQGNREVTTYYNELLILWQKLDLCYDEQWDCSSDSVRYKKMLENDRVYVFLAGLNRDLDEVRGRILSRKPLPSIREVFSEVRREEARRNVMLNDVKATSEVESSESSALVSKAPEPDGDRRNSKKPWCDFCKRAWHTRETCWKLHGKPPHVKKKQGGDGRAFQATSDQEQSGSSESSPFTKDQLEHLYKLFQSSSFNSSTPSYSLAQKGFDLGEDDWQC, from the exons ATGGTGAAAACTGCCATGACTGGAGCTACAAAGAGCTCATCGGCATCTACTGCCGAAAATGATGATAGTAACACCACAACTCCTCAGCCGCTGTTGCAGCAGTCTGAATATAACCAGGATAGCTCTTCTTTGCAACTAACTGTTCATAAATTGAATGGAAAAAATTACTTAGAGTGGGCACAGTGCGTTAAGTTGGTAATTGATGGAAAGGGAAAGCTGGGGCATTTGACTGGTGAAGTAACAAAACCAGCTGCTGGAGATCCTTCTCTTCCGACCTGGAGATCAGCAAATTCAATGGTTATTGTGTGGTTGATAAACTCAATGGAGGCTAGGATTGGTAAGCCTTATCTGTTCTTATCGACAGCCAAGGCGGTGTGGGATGCAATCCGAGATACCTATTCTGATTTAGAAAATTCATCTCAGATATTTGAGTTGAAAACTCAACTGTGGCAGTCCAAGCAAGGTAATCGGGAGGTCACAACTTACTATAATGAACTGTTGATCCTTTGGCAGAAATTAGATCTTTGCTATGATGAGCAGTGGGACTGCTCGAGTGATAGTGTAAGGTATAAGAAGATGTTGGAAAATGACAGAGTATATGTGTTCTTGGCTGGGCTAAACCGTGATTTAGACGAAGTGAGAGGCAGAATTCTGAGCAGGAAACCCCTTCCATCTATTCGAGAAGTTTTTTCTGAGGTAAGAAGAGAAGAAGCACGACGGAATGTCATGCTTAATGATGTTAAAGCCACCAGTGAAGTAGAGAGTTCAGAGAGTTCTGCTCTTGTTTCAAAGGCACCTGAACCTGATGGAGATCGAAGGAATTCAAAGAAACCTTGGTGCGACTTCTGTAAAAGGGCTTGGCATACAAGAGAAACCTGCTGGAAGCTACATGGCAAGCCTCCTCATGTGAAGAAGAAACAAGGAGGTGATGGACGAGCCTTCCAAGCTACTTCAGATCAAGAGCAATCAGGTTCTTCAGAGTCATCACCTTTCACGAAGGATCAATTAGAGCACTTGTATAAATTGTTTCAATCCTCATCCTTCAATTCATCTACTCCCTCTTATTCATTAGCTCAAAAAG GATTTGACCTCGGGGAAGATGATTGGCAGTGCTAG
- the LOC102628761 gene encoding uncharacterized protein LOC102628761 isoform X2, protein MHNRERERERGHCICMRANMGKKKKKITRASLKLKVWCYYCDGEFADEKILVEHQKDNHFKCHVCHDQLPTAGAMAAHVHQLHKETVTAVPNAKAGRESIGIVIYGMQGIPPDVLAAHYGEEEEVPSKVATPDTPLTQPVGEVPEQLPVSYTPQSTIGAKQPISALPVPPAGSPPLASTTAPTPRPSQRKKLEHIKRLLESSNPSTCLHWEKIKEHFSKYTRTPDHPPYASMIQRAITELNEQGGSSEEAISKFIEAEYEDLPFAHAALLTCHLQKLVIKGEIVSTSANCYMLSFEDIYSLHKLKKENKRSKRCEQNRTYSRQRKFRRVQSQKQQKIEDSQEQNQVQQEMSERPEKQKQAEQRIELIEKQKKQGDAELNGEKNEVEELRLKVVEEQIVVEQDWEGNEEHDQMQEQQNHQHKELDLQQSQAVSETIDVTVEKNYQAERNNQAEKSSEIMEAENQNERGDEVSKEQNEVGEIRLKVVEEQIESEQGRETDDVHDQMQEWQNQQRKELNLQQSQVLSETVGLTIEENYQEKGSNPGKKSEVTEAEYRKEREDEVIEEPYHKELESKKLEKINQTTNSESEVRDEQAQFPEIHFEEIVEHINPERQHFEGTEEEKRLQEQKMEVCCQIFDLSNMLVKLIKKENDNIATVSTQNNVTGQKVDLSDSSHLQKEDLMELLKKTNKVEGKLIDIICSLNLEVSGNNKLMPKIRKQQELVEEHLLQTENPPSTGSETVLASTFQAEQQQQLDICGQVKVAADQRKVTSASVNLPTDSMQLVGKQEIELPSPKRPPQLERTLEELFEKPSKKLKLCDQQEVPKSQPRLMAISSCDSHDENGNALVRIFQLV, encoded by the exons ATGCACAacagggagagagagagagagagagggcaTTGCATTTGCATGCGGGCAAATAtgggaaagaagaagaagaagataacaAGAGCATCGTTGAAGTTGAAGGTGTGGTGCTATTACTGCGACGGTGAATTCGCCGACGAGAAGATTTTAGTTGAGCATCAGAAAGATAACCACTTCAAGTGCCACGTCTGCCACGACCAACTTCCCACTGCAGGTGCCATGGCCGCTCACGTCCATCAGCTTCACAAAGAGACCGTTACCGC AGTACCCAATGCAAAAGCTGGTCGGGAATCGATTGGCATTGTGATATATGGAATGCAAGGAATACCACCTGACGTCTTAGCTGCTCATTATGGAGAAGAAG AAGAAGTTCCATCTAAAGTGGCCACACCGGATACTCCTTTAACTCAGCCAGTGGGTGAGGTGCCAGAACAATTACCTGTTAGCTATACTCCTCAATCAACTATAGGTGCAAAGCAGCCAAT CTCTGCCCTTCCCGTGCCTCCTGCTGGTAGCCCACCTCTGGCGTCAACTACAGCACCCACTCCCCGACCTTCACAA AGGAAAAAACTTGAGCATATAAAGAGGCTGCTTGAAAGCTCAAACCCATCTACATGCCTGCACTgggagaaaattaaagaacatTTCAGCAAGTACACTCGCACCCCGGATCACCCACCTTATGCTTCT ATGATACAAAGGGCAATCACAGAGTTGAATGAGCAAGGGGGTTCAAGTGAGGAAGCAATATCAAAGTTTATTGAGGCAGAGTATGAGGATTTGCCATTTGCTCATGCGGCACTATTAACTTGTCATTTACAGAAGCTTGTCATTAAAGGGGAGATCGTCAGCACATCTGCAAATTGCTATATGCTTTCATTTGAGGATATTTATTCTCTTCATAagttgaaaaaggaaaacaaacgTTCAAAGAGGTGTGAGCAGAATAGGACGTATAGCAGGCAGCGTAAGTTTAGAAGAGTTCAATCCCAGAAACAGCAAAAAATCGAAGATAGCCAAGAACAGAATCAAGTACAGCAGGAAATGTCTGAAAGACCtgaaaagcaaaagcaagcAGAACAACGAATTGAACTGATTGAAAAGCAGAAAAAACAAGGGGATGCTGAATTGaatggagaaaaaaatgaagtggAAGAATTACGATTAAAAGTAGTTGAAGAACAAATTGTAGTTGAACAAGACTGGGAAGGGAACGAAGAACATGATCAAATGCAAGAGCAGCAGAATCACCAGCATAAGGAATTGGATCTGCAACAAAGTCAAGCAGTGAGTGAAACAATTGATGTGACCGTAGAAAAGAATTACCAAGCAGAAAGGAATAATCAGGCTGAAAAGAGTAGTGAAATAATGGAAgcagaaaatcaaaatgaacGAGGAGATGAAGTAAGCAAAGAACAAAATGAAGTGGGAGAAATACGATTAAAGGTAGTTGAAGAGCAGATTGAATCTGAACAAGGAAGGGAAACGGATGACGTACATGATCAAATGCAAGAGTGGCAGAATCAACAGCGAAAGGAATTGAATCTACAGCAAAGTCAAGTACTAAGCGAAACAGTTGGGTTGACCATAGAAGAGAACTATCAAGAAAAAGGGAGTAATCCTGGAAAGAAAAGTGAAGTAACTGAAGCTGAATATCGGAAAGAACGAGAAGATGAAGTTATTGAAGAACCATATCATAAAGAACTGGAAAGCAAGAAACTTGAAAAGataaatcaaacaacaaattcAGAAAGTGAAGTTCGAGATGAGCAAGCTCAGTTTCCAGAAATACACTTTGAAGAAATTGTGGAACATATTAATCCAGAAAGGCAACACTTTGAAGGGACTGAAGAGGAAAAGAGGTTACAGGAACAAAAAATGGAAGTGTGCTGCCAGATTTTTGATCTTAG CAACATGCTGGTCAAGcttataaagaaagaaaatgacaatatAGCCACTGTCAGCACCCAAAATAATGTCACAGGTCAAAAAGTGGATCTTTCTGATTCATCACATTTACAGAAG GAAGATTTAATGGAATTGTTGAAGAAGACTAACAAGGTAGAGGGGAAGCTGATTGATATCATCTGTTCTTTGAACTTGGAAGTATCAggaaataacaaattaatgcCTAAAATCAGAAAACAACAGGAATTGGTAGAGGAGCATTTGCTGCAAACAGAGAATCCTCCAAGTACGGGGAGTGAAACTGTGCTTGCTTCTACTTTTCAAGCAGAACAGCAGCAACAGCTGGACATTTGTGGTCAAGTGAAGGTTGCGGCAGACCAAAGAAAAGTAACATCAGCATCTGTTAATTTACCCACAGATTCAATGCAGCTTGTGGGGAAACAGGAAATTGAGCTTCCTAGTCCAAAAAGGCCACCACAACTGGAAAGAACTTTAGAGGAGTTATTTGAGAAGCCAAGTAAGAAATTAAAGCTATGTGATCAGCAAGAGGTACCCAAATCCCAACCAAGGTTGATGGCAATTTCCTCTTGTGATTCACATGATGAAAATGGAAATGCACTGGTTAGGATTTTTCAGTTAGTTTGA